TCGGCTTCCGCGGTCAGGTTCAGCTTTTCGTAGACCGGCTTGACCGCTTCCTTGAAGGGCGTGAGATCGACCTCCGAGATCGTGACACCCGCGGCCTCGACATCGGCGAGTGCCTCGTCGCCCATATCTATGGTCAGGTTCGACGCAAAGCGGCCGTTCTCCACGGCGAGGTCCCGGACGATCTTCTTGTGTTCGTCGGAGAGCTGATTGAAGGCGTCGGCGGAGACGACGAGCGCGGTCACGAGCTGGATATGCCCGGTCTTCGTGACGTTCTTGATCACCTCGTAGAGCTTCGCGCCGCGGATCGCGGTCGGCTGCGCCTCGGCGGCGTCCAGCGTTCCAAGCTGCAACCCGGAATAGACCTCGCCCCAGGGCATCGGCGTCGGTTCGGCACCCATCGCGCGGATGGTCTCGATCCAGATCGGCGCCCCGATGGTGCGCATCCTGACACCCGCCAGGTCCGCGGGTCCGCTGATTGGCTTCTGGGTCAGGGCGTGGCGGGGCCCCTGATACCAGTTGGA
This is a stretch of genomic DNA from Microbaculum marinisediminis. It encodes these proteins:
- a CDS encoding C4-dicarboxylate TRAP transporter substrate-binding protein; its protein translation is MTISMKAATLAVATACLIGLNTVAFAETTLRIGTVLAPDDPMGQGLDKFAAEVAKATGGEVVVEVFHNSQLGDTTEMLDQARAGAAIGTVTDVARLSEFVPSLAIMSAPFLFDTYEDADKFALSDAYLGWGDELAEKAGLVMLASNWYQGPRHALTQKPISGPADLAGVRMRTIGAPIWIETIRAMGAEPTPMPWGEVYSGLQLGTLDAAEAQPTAIRGAKLYEVIKNVTKTGHIQLVTALVVSADAFNQLSDEHKKIVRDLAVENGRFASNLTIDMGDEALADVEAAGVTISEVDLTPFKEAVKPVYEKLNLTAEADMVHKVLGR